Part of the Pseudodesulfovibrio hydrargyri genome is shown below.
GTTCGCGCGGGGGCTGACCCAGGGCGACATACGCGACAGGGTGGGCATCAGCCAGTCCGTGGTTTCCCGGACGATCTTCGGCAGCGCGAACAACCGGCGCGTGCTGGCCTATCTGCGGGATGAAGGGTGCCCGGTTCATGCGTTGGCCCTGCCCACGGACATGAAAGCGTAAAGCTATGAAAGAGTCATACACGACAAAAGAGCTTGTTGCCATTTTGGGGACAACGGCCATGACGGTCTCCCGCCGCTCCAGGCGCGAATCCTGGCAATCCAAGGCCCGCCGGGGCCGCGGCGGCGGCAGGGAGTGGATCGTCACCGGCCTCCCGGAAGACGTGCGGGCCGCGATAACCCTGCATGAGGCGAGCTCCGGCACTCCGGCACTGCCCGCCCAGGATGTGGTCATACCCGACTGGGCGCACCAGGTGGGCATGGCCCGTTTCCGGCTGGTCAGCGAATGGCGGCAGTTCGTCGGGAAGAGCAAGTCCCCCAAGGGACGGGCGACCGAGGCCTTTCTCCTTGGGATCAACGCCGGGCAGATGCTCGTCAAGGAGCATGAACTCCTCGGCGACGTGTCGGACAAGACGCTCTACCGCTGGGACAAGAGGCTGCGCGACAACGCCGAGGATTACCGCATCCTGTGCGACCGGCGCGGCAGGTGGTCGAAAGGCGGCAGGAAGGGGCTGGGGCAACTCGGGCCGGAAGCCGAAAAGGTGTTCCTCGGTTGCTGGCTGACGCCCAACAGGCCGAGCATCGCCCTGGCCTATGAGACCATGAAAGGCATTTTCGCCAAGCACGAAATCAAGGTGCCGAGCTACCGCTCCGTCGTCCGCTTCGCCCGGCGTTTCGACGAGGATCACCACGACCTGGTCGTCCTCAAGCAGGAAGGCGAGAAGGCGCTCAAGGACAAGGTTGGGCCGTACATCGCCCGCAATGACAAGCTGCTGTCTGTCGGGGACGTCCTCTTTTGTGACGGCAAGGTCCTCAACTTCCAGTGCATCCACCCGACAACGGGCAAGCCGTTTCGTCCGACGCTCATCTGCTGGTACGACTGGCGGTCCCGCATGCCGGTGGGCTGGGAGATCATGCCCTCGGAAAATACCGTGGCCATCAGCTCCGCGCTGCACATGGCCATCGGGACCCTCGCCCGGTATCCGCGTTGCGTCTACATCGACAACGGCAAGGCCTTCCGCGCCAAGTATTTCAGCGGCGTGGACGCCGATTTCGAGGAACTCAACGGCCTGTATGCCCGGCTTGGCATCGCGGTGCAGTACAGCCGCCCCTACGAGGCCCGGACCAAAATCGTCGAGCGCTTTTTCCGCACCTTCGATTCGCAGTGCGAACGGCTTCTGCCGAGCTATGTGGGCAACTGTATAGACAACAAGCCCGCCTGGATGAAGCGGAACGAGCAATATCACGAGGCGGCGCACAATGAATGGGTGCCCACCCTGCGCGAGGCCTCCGAAATCTTTAGGCTGTATGTCGGGTGGTACGGCCGACAGGCCCATGGCGAACTCGGCGGACAGCGTCCCCTGGATGTCCTGCACGCCGGTTTGGGTGACGGCGTGGACCTCACTGAATTGGACCGCCACTTCCTCTTCCGGCAGAAAATCCACCCCAAGCGGTGCGGATTCACCATCGGCAATGTCCGGTTTGAGTCCGACGCGCTGTACGGCCTGAATAAGCCGCTCATGGCCATGTACCGCTGGTCCGACATGGCCGAGGTGTACCTGCACACCCTCGACGGCGAACGCATCGGCACGGCCCGGCCCGTGGAGGCCCTCCATCCGCTCGCCCGCATGTTCGGCGACGAGCTTGATCTCCTCAAGGTGCGGGAAGCCAACAAGCGCCAGCGCCAGCTCAAGTCCGCCACCATGAAGATCGTGAAGGCGTTCGACGCGGAGATCGGCGAAAACGGCCTCCAATCCCTGCCGTGGATGAAGCAGGAGCGTGCCCCGCTCAAGGCCGTGCCCAAGTCCAAGAAGGCCCAGGCCGACCCCGCCCTGGACGACGCCGAAAGAGAGCGTCTGGAAGCCCTCCGGGCCAAGGTCAGGCGCCTTCCCTCGTCCGCCCTGGAAATCCCGGACTTCTTCGCCTCCGAGTTGGAGAAGTACGAGTGGTGCTTCGAACAAGCCGTCAGGAACGGCCACGAACTCCCGAGCGAATACCAATCTTTCATGACCGCCTACGAGGCCTCCAGGGAGTACGAGACCGCCACGGGCGCACGTTTTGATCAACTGAGGCAATTCTACCGGCAACAGAACATAGCGAGGTAATACATGCGGCAAGACATTTTCATAGAAACCGGCAACGTGGCGAAGCTGCGCAAATCCTTGAGCGCCCTGAGCGATACTGAGCGGGGCCGCCCCGGCATCGGCGTTGTCCAGGGCGAGGCCGGGCGCGGCAAGACCATGGCGGCCAGGGAATGGCACGCCGTGAACGGCGGCATCTTCCTGCGCGTGCTCGAAGGCTGGAGCCAGTTCGGTTTTTTGCAGGCGCTGACCTTTGAACTCACCGGCGAACGGCCCAACAACACCGGCCGGTGCCGGAGCCGCATCATGGAGGCCCTGGCCGAAACGCCGCAACCGATCATCGTCGACGAGGCCGACCGCCTCCTCATGCTCCGGATCGAGGATCTGCGGGACATTCACGACATGACGGGCTGCCCCGTGATCCTGATCGGCGAGGAAGGATTCCACCCGAAGCTCCATGCCCGCAAGCGCGTGCACTCCCGGGTGGTGGACGTGGTGAACTTCGAGCCCGTCAAGGCCGACGACGTGATGCTTTTCGCCATGCGGGCCGCCGCCCTGGAAATCTCGCCGGAGGCCAGCCACAAGCTGGCCCTGTTGGCCAAGGGCAGCTTCCGCGTGGTCTACGGCTACATCCTGCGCCTCGAGGACTACGCCAGGGCGCAAAACACCAAGGCCATCGACGCCAGGGCCGTTGAGGCCCTGCGCATCGGGAGGACCTAACGATGGCGCCTTCCGACATGGACAAACTGCGCGGCGTGCTCCTCGGCCTGAGCGAGGGCGGCAAACACGAAATCAGCAACGTCCTCGTGTTCCAGGCCATGGCCCTGGAAACCGAGTCCGAGAAGGCCCGTGTGCGCCGCCAGCTCGACGTCATGGCGCGCCGGAGCGAGCTGACCCGCATCAGGCCCGGCCATTACACTTACAACCCCGGAGCTGCCCGGCAGCGGGGCGAAGGCCATATTCGCATGTGGCGTGCCGTCCGGGCATCGACCGGGACTTTCGGCATCGCCGAGATCGCCGCCGTGTCGCATGTGGATGCGCCATCGGTCGGCAGGTACCTCAAGCTTTTGCTTTCACTCGGGCTTGTCCGGCGCAACGGCAAGAGGGGGGCGAGCCTTCTTTACTCCACGACCGCTTTGGGGCGCGACCGGCGTGAGACGCCGTATCCGCCCGTTGCTCGCCGCGATCCCTTTGCCGATGAACGTGCCGCCATGTCCCGGCTTGCCCGCGTATTTTTTGAAGAAGACCTGTATTCCGACCCGGCCCGGCAGGTTGTGGTCAGAGAGTGCAGGGCCATCTTGGAACGTTTTGACACCAGAACCGAAAAAGGAGGCTTTCGATGAGCCAAACCGCACGTACCAACAAGGATAACGGCTGGATCGTCAGGGGCGACGGCGCGATCAGCGGAGACATCATGAACTGCGCGGCCCGCATCCGCATCCTGGCCGACAGGCTCGCCGGCGAGGACCGCGTGGAGGCGAACAGCATCGCGTCCGCCGTGGCTGACGGGGCCATGCGCGTCAACGGCCTCGAACAAACCATCATCCGCTAGGAGATATCATGGAAGGCAACATCACCCCGAACGGCTTTTGGAAAGACGCCAAAGGCAACCTTGTCGCACCCGGGAACGTCCGGGAATCCGACAAGCTCGCGGACGAGGTCGTCCGGGAGCTTTACGCCGATGCCCGGCGCATCAACGAGGAACTGGCAACGTTCAAGCGAAACGCCCTGGACGACATCCGCACCCATCTGGCCCTCGTGGCCGAGAAGTACGGGGTCAAGCTGCGGGGCAGGAAGGGCAATCGCGTCCTCTCCACGTTCGACGGGACCATCAAGATCACGATCAACATCCAGGACCGGATCAAGTTCGGCGAGGAACTGGTCGCCGCCGAGGTGCTCATCAACGAGTGCATGGCGGAATGGACGCATGGCGCCAACCCCAACCTGCGCACCATCGTCGAAAAGGCCTTCCAGGCGGACGCCGAGGGCAGGATCAGCGTCTACCGCATCCTCGACCTGCTCCGCCTGGAAATCGACGACGACCGCTGGCGCAGGGCCATGGCGGCCATCAAGGACAGCGTCCGCGTCATCGACAGCAAGGAGTACGTCCGCATCTACGAACGGGACGAGAGCGGCGAATATAAACCCCTGCCCCTCAACATCGCCGCGGCCTGACAGGATAGTCAGGCTCGGCGCATACGGGAGGCGCTCGAGGAACGGGACGGCGAAAGGCGAATCATGGAAACGATCAAGGCCACGGCCTGCGCGCGGTGCGGCGTCACCGGCCGGTGCGGCCGATGCGACGACCAGTTCACCGCCCAGGCGAGGGCCGTCATCCAATTTGTCTCACGTTGACCGGCATGGAGGTTACGACATGACCACACGGCATTTGAAGGAATTCGCGGACCTGTACGGCAAGGGGTTCCGTCCGTACCAGGGTGAAATTCTGCCCGGTGTATATGAGGAACTGCGGTGCAGAGACCCGAAAAAGGCGTACTGGATCTGCAAATGGCCGATCTTGTACTGCTTCGGTTGCGGCGAACGGTGCACCCCGAAGTCCTCGCAGGGCTTCCAGGTTATGCTGCCCGAACCGGCGGGGGGAAAACGCCGCCCAGCCTTTGCCCTGACCCCAACGGAAATGTTGCGGGCGAAGTCCTTTCTGCGGGCGGACGAGGCAGCCTATTGCCTCAGTGTCAGCCCTCGCAAGGTCTACGCCATGGCCGCCGAGGGGAAACTGGTCGCCCACGTGGACAAACCCTTTCGCGTCACCGTGGAAAGCGTGAGGGAAGAGATGAACCGCATCGATATATAGGGAGGGTTGTCATGCCCGTTCTCCTGTCCCTGTCCAGTTTCGCCGTTTATACATCGACGTAGTGTGGCTCCGTGCTCAAATGTTTCTTGGTGCATGCCGCTCATGCGATACATGAAATAAAATCCGCGGTTCTCCAAGCAACAAGCAAAAAAGGCGCCTGTTTTCAGGTGCCTTTTTGTTTGCAGCGTCCGCGTGGCGTCCCGCAAAGGCCTCGTTGGCCCGATAGTATCTCCCCGTATTCGCCAGTCCCGCCCCAAGGGACCTCGTACAACGGCGGGGCCGCAACGGCCCCGCCAAACAGGGAGAAATCATGCACAAGAAAAGCGTCATCGTCGTCCGGGTCGATCACGGCCTCGACGGCACGTTCGGACGTATGTTCCTGCCCGGCGGCGCGGACCGCGTCAGCGTGGAGCCGCCGTGGAGGGACAACCGCACGGCCGTGTCCTGCATACCCCCCGGGAAATACGAATGCGAGATCAACGAGTCGCCGCACTTCGGGCTTTGCCCCGAGGTCCTGGGCGTGCCGGGCCGCTCGCACGTCCGCATGCACGCGGGCAACTGGGCCGGCGACGTGGAGGCGGGCCGCCGGTCCGACTCCGAGGCCTGCATCCTGCCCGGCCTGCGTTTCGCCACGCTCGACGGCCAACCCGCCGTATCCGGCTCCCGCGCCGCCCTGGCCGAACTCCTGAACGCCGTCGCCGACGGCGATCCGCGCCCCGGCACCCGCTTCGACCTCGAAATCATCGACGCCACCGGCGAGGCCGGGAGGGAGTGGGACGATGGGACTCGGTAGCCTGCTCACCGGCGCGCTCAAATTCATCCCCGGCATCGGGCAGATCGTCACCGCCGTGGAGGGCGTGGCGACCATAGCCGGTGCCGTGGGCGGCGAGACCGGCAGGAAGATCCAGGACGGCGTGGCCATGATCACGGACGGCCTGAAGGAAGCCGATGCCCAGCCGTTGACCGGCGAGCAGCAACTCGCCCTCAAGGAGGCGGGCCTGGCCACCACGGTCAAGCTCCGGGAACTGGACCTGGAGGACGTCGAAGGCGGGCGCAGGCTCGCCAAGGCCGAGATCGCCTCCAGCGACGAATACGTGCGGCGCACCCGGCCCCAGCTTTTGCGCTGGTACGGCAAGGGCACCTTCCTGCTCATCTTCTCGTGCGTGGCCGTGGCCTTCATCTCCGCCTTTTTCTCGTCCGTCGACAAGGACGAGGCCGCCTTCATCATCGACGTGCTCAAGTGGGCCCTGCCCACGGTCTCCGGCACGTTCCTGATGATGTACCGGTCCTACACCGGGCACCGCACCCGGGAGAAGCTGGGCGAGGCGGGCATGCAGCCGGAAACGGCCATGGACAAGGCCATCAGGCTGTTTCGGGGGTAGTCCGTGGAGCTGCATCACATAGACCTCGCCCTGCGCATCGTCCAAGTCGTGGTCCTGCCCATCGTCGGCATGCTGCTCAAGCTGCTGCTGGACCAGCGCAGGCAGCTCGCCGAACTCGACAGGCGGATAACCACCGCCGAGGCCTGCCTGAAGAACGTCCCCAGCGAAGAGGCCCTCCACGATCTGGCCCTGACCATCCGCGGCTTTGGCGGAGACCTGCGCGTCGCCGTCGAAAAGATCGAAGGCATGGGCCGCATCGTGGGCCGCCTGGAAAAGGTCGTCACCCGTCACGAAGACTACATGCTCAACGGGGGGAAATAGGCGGCCTGTCGTCTTTAGGGCGAAGCCGGGCCGTCAGTGCGCGGACGCGGCGGTCTTTAGCAAGCACAGTTCGCATGGCTTACGGACAAAACCGGACGGGGCGGGAAGAATAAGGCCTGAAAGTACGGCGGTCTTGGCCTGACGGGCGATCCGAAACCGGAGCCCCGGAATGACGGAAAGGGAAGTGAAGGTGCCGGAGTTCCATATGAGGATCCCGGCGTGTTTCACCCGCCGGCAGGACCCGATATGCGGGCGGACACCTTTGAACCAGTCCAAAACCAGTCCAAAACACGAAAACGAGGCACCTGTGCACTGCGAAAGCGCCAACCTGACCGACTATATGCCCGGAGCATGTCCGGCCGCCGCCGAGAGGCGGATGTCCTGCTTCTCCATGAGAACCATCCAAAACGTGCCCGGCGAAATCGAAGACGCCTTTGCCCGCATCCAAGGGGGCGGACAATGAGACGGATCGCCACAGAGGTCATCACGGCGGCCGCCGTTGCGGCGGGCCTGCCCGAAGACGCCGTCATGATCGAACCGGACGGGGACGGCGCCGCCTTGCCGAGCAAGCGCGTCGGGATCGCCTTTCTTGACGAGCAGTACACCCGCACGGGCCGCCCGATCCGCAAGCGGGCCACGGTCGGCAAGGAGTCGACCCACCGCACCCTGACCCGTGAAAGGGCGTCCGTCCGCCTGTCGGCGCGGGCCGCGGTCCACACCGACGACGAGGCGTGGCTCAGTGAATTTTCCCGCCGTTTCGTGGCCGCGCTGCCCAAACGGACGGTGGACGAAAACGGCAACGCCGTCGGCGTGGCCGTGGACAGGGCCGAGTATGGCGGCTTCGCCGCCGAGGCCGATGCGACCGGCCAGGCATTGTCCAAGACCTTTTACCTCATCTTTACCGGCATGATCACCACCGAGAACGAGATTCCGCTCATCACGAGCGTAACCATTACCCCCGAATACAGGGAGGCAAGCAATGAGCAAGAACAAGACTGAGGCCCGGCCGATGTTCCCCGTTGAGGATCTGGCCAGGAATGCGGGCGTGCCCGCATGGGAACTCGCCGCGCTTCGCGTGGGCATGAATTGGGCGGAAGGCAAGCAGGTCGCCGAGAGCGACTTCGCCGACGCCCTGAACCGATTGCGCACCCGTCCGCAGGGCGGCGGCGCCCTCTAGGGAGGAAACCATGAATGATGTAATCGAATACCTTATCGACGGCACCAGCGGGCTGGCCCCGGGTGACGTGTCCGGCTCCGCCGTCATCGTCGGCGTGTGCTCCAAGGGCACGGTCGGCAAGGCCTACCTGCTCGGCAAGCGGAGCGACCTGACGGAGCGGCTCGGCACCGGCCCCCTGGTGGACCGGCTGCGCGACGTCTTCGCCACCGGCGGCCAGGAGCCGACCGTCATCGCCGTGCCGGTCGAAGGATTGCCCGGCGGCTACATCGGCAACGTCGGGCACACCGGCTCCGGCCCGGACGCGGCCGTCAGCGGCGTGGCCGGGGCCAATGCGGACGCCGTCGTGCAGATCGTGGTGGCAGGCCAGCTCGGCACCGCCACCTACAAGCTGTCCCTGGACGGCGGTGAGACGTGGGGCAACGCCACGGCCACCCCGGCCAACGGACAGATCATCCTGGGCGAGTCCGGCGCGGTCCTGACCCTGGCCGAAGGGGCGCACGTCGAGAACGACGCCTACGCCGTCACCGTGCGCGGCCCCATCGGCCCGGTCAAACGGATCGGCGCGGGCCCGACGATCACCGTCACCGGCACGGTCAAGGCCGGAGCCGAAGTGGTCCTGCTGGTCACCGGCGCCGGAGGCCGCAACGTCGGCACCTACCAGCTCTCCGAGGACGGCGGCGACAACTGGGGTCCGGTCCGCACCATCCCGGTGGACGGCGCGATCCCGGTCTCCTCGACCGGCGTGACGGTCACCGTCCCGGACGAGGACCTGACCCTCGGCACCGAGTACCATTGCCGCCTGAACGCTCCGGTTCCGTCCATCACGGCGGTCATGGGCGCGCTGGAAACCCCGCTCGCCCTGTACGACCCCGAGTTCGTCTACATCGTCGGCCCCAGCGACGCCGTGGACTGGGCCGCCTGCGGCGTCCGCGCGGACGAGCTGTGGAACCAGCACCGGCCCACGTACATCAAGACCGAGTTCCGGCTGCCCTACGACGGCGAGGACCTGAACGACTGGGTCGCGGCCTGGAAGACCGAGCGGGCCAGGTATTCGCACCGCTTCGTGCAGTCCATCGCCGCCTTCGGCGAGGTCTCGGACTCCACCGGCCTGCGCCGGCTGCGCAACTGGGGCGGCCTGCAATGCGGACGCGTCCTGTCCATCCCGGTCCACCGCGCCACCGGCAGGGTCTCGGACGGTCCCGTCAGCCAGGGCACGCTGCCCGACGGCTGGGTGGAGAACGGCATCCATGAGGCCCTGGAGGACGCCGGAGCCGTCTCCGCCAAGATGTACGCCGGGCTTTCCGGCGTGTATTGGGGCGATTCCCGCACCCTGGCCGAACCGACGAGCGACTACCGGTACGAGGAAATCCTCCGGGTGGTCTTCAAGGCGGTCCGCCTCGCCCGCATCGCGGCCCTCAAGTCCATGTACGACGA
Proteins encoded:
- a CDS encoding DUF2586 domain-containing protein, which encodes MNDVIEYLIDGTSGLAPGDVSGSAVIVGVCSKGTVGKAYLLGKRSDLTERLGTGPLVDRLRDVFATGGQEPTVIAVPVEGLPGGYIGNVGHTGSGPDAAVSGVAGANADAVVQIVVAGQLGTATYKLSLDGGETWGNATATPANGQIILGESGAVLTLAEGAHVENDAYAVTVRGPIGPVKRIGAGPTITVTGTVKAGAEVVLLVTGAGGRNVGTYQLSEDGGDNWGPVRTIPVDGAIPVSSTGVTVTVPDEDLTLGTEYHCRLNAPVPSITAVMGALETPLALYDPEFVYIVGPSDAVDWAACGVRADELWNQHRPTYIKTEFRLPYDGEDLNDWVAAWKTERARYSHRFVQSIAAFGEVSDSTGLRRLRNWGGLQCGRVLSIPVHRATGRVSDGPVSQGTLPDGWVENGIHEALEDAGAVSAKMYAGLSGVYWGDSRTLAEPTSDYRYEEILRVVFKAVRLARIAALKSMYDEAGDPALEGNASGLAYLKGSIENALDTMTKATPREMVGYVVAIPSGQDIVNNGVGVEQTLIGVPIIRKIKLFSNFTYAGSNFDPRLKEVA
- a CDS encoding DUF2730 family protein; translated protein: MELHHIDLALRIVQVVVLPIVGMLLKLLLDQRRQLAELDRRITTAEACLKNVPSEEALHDLALTIRGFGGDLRVAVEKIEGMGRIVGRLEKVVTRHEDYMLNGGK
- a CDS encoding AAA family ATPase, producing the protein MRQDIFIETGNVAKLRKSLSALSDTERGRPGIGVVQGEAGRGKTMAAREWHAVNGGIFLRVLEGWSQFGFLQALTFELTGERPNNTGRCRSRIMEALAETPQPIIVDEADRLLMLRIEDLRDIHDMTGCPVILIGEEGFHPKLHARKRVHSRVVDVVNFEPVKADDVMLFAMRAAALEISPEASHKLALLAKGSFRVVYGYILRLEDYARAQNTKAIDARAVEALRIGRT
- a CDS encoding helix-turn-helix domain-containing protein, with the translated sequence MTTRHLKEFADLYGKGFRPYQGEILPGVYEELRCRDPKKAYWICKWPILYCFGCGERCTPKSSQGFQVMLPEPAGGKRRPAFALTPTEMLRAKSFLRADEAAYCLSVSPRKVYAMAAEGKLVAHVDKPFRVTVESVREEMNRIDI
- a CDS encoding DUF5675 family protein → MHKKSVIVVRVDHGLDGTFGRMFLPGGADRVSVEPPWRDNRTAVSCIPPGKYECEINESPHFGLCPEVLGVPGRSHVRMHAGNWAGDVEAGRRSDSEACILPGLRFATLDGQPAVSGSRAALAELLNAVADGDPRPGTRFDLEIIDATGEAGREWDDGTR
- a CDS encoding DNA-binding protein — translated: MTVSRRSRRESWQSKARRGRGGGREWIVTGLPEDVRAAITLHEASSGTPALPAQDVVIPDWAHQVGMARFRLVSEWRQFVGKSKSPKGRATEAFLLGINAGQMLVKEHELLGDVSDKTLYRWDKRLRDNAEDYRILCDRRGRWSKGGRKGLGQLGPEAEKVFLGCWLTPNRPSIALAYETMKGIFAKHEIKVPSYRSVVRFARRFDEDHHDLVVLKQEGEKALKDKVGPYIARNDKLLSVGDVLFCDGKVLNFQCIHPTTGKPFRPTLICWYDWRSRMPVGWEIMPSENTVAISSALHMAIGTLARYPRCVYIDNGKAFRAKYFSGVDADFEELNGLYARLGIAVQYSRPYEARTKIVERFFRTFDSQCERLLPSYVGNCIDNKPAWMKRNEQYHEAAHNEWVPTLREASEIFRLYVGWYGRQAHGELGGQRPLDVLHAGLGDGVDLTELDRHFLFRQKIHPKRCGFTIGNVRFESDALYGLNKPLMAMYRWSDMAEVYLHTLDGERIGTARPVEALHPLARMFGDELDLLKVREANKRQRQLKSATMKIVKAFDAEIGENGLQSLPWMKQERAPLKAVPKSKKAQADPALDDAERERLEALRAKVRRLPSSALEIPDFFASELEKYEWCFEQAVRNGHELPSEYQSFMTAYEASREYETATGARFDQLRQFYRQQNIAR
- a CDS encoding DUF3164 family protein codes for the protein MEGNITPNGFWKDAKGNLVAPGNVRESDKLADEVVRELYADARRINEELATFKRNALDDIRTHLALVAEKYGVKLRGRKGNRVLSTFDGTIKITINIQDRIKFGEELVAAEVLINECMAEWTHGANPNLRTIVEKAFQADAEGRISVYRILDLLRLEIDDDRWRRAMAAIKDSVRVIDSKEYVRIYERDESGEYKPLPLNIAAA